One window of the Leptospira dzoumogneensis genome contains the following:
- a CDS encoding DUF1318 domain-containing protein, translating to MKNIPKSYIILFVICPLFVYCPIKAPPITFTQTQTAAEKQMLGEDRNLEKDGWLIASIKTSSSGSEIWERDLIKEEFGNTSDNQFYMALRILAYLTRELREYRSLGILAEGLDGKVRWNPKIREAGVEKISQDPKQKSRIDDLVKLTNENRDIVIKEKLKKAFSDPNRTITEKEKVSIKESIQTTWLRSVDIGEYYEASTGNWKKKE from the coding sequence ATGAAGAATATTCCGAAATCCTATATTATTCTTTTTGTAATCTGTCCTTTATTCGTGTATTGCCCTATCAAGGCCCCTCCGATCACTTTTACTCAGACCCAAACTGCCGCGGAAAAACAAATGTTGGGAGAGGATCGGAATCTGGAAAAAGACGGATGGCTTATCGCATCCATTAAAACTTCTTCTTCCGGTTCGGAGATCTGGGAAAGAGATTTGATCAAAGAAGAATTCGGAAATACTTCGGATAATCAATTCTATATGGCGCTTCGTATCCTGGCATATCTGACAAGAGAATTAAGAGAATACAGAAGTCTCGGGATTTTGGCGGAAGGACTAGATGGAAAAGTAAGATGGAATCCTAAGATCAGAGAGGCAGGTGTGGAAAAGATCTCTCAGGATCCGAAACAAAAATCCCGTATTGATGATCTAGTCAAACTTACGAATGAGAATAGAGATATAGTAATTAAGGAAAAATTAAAAAAGGCATTCTCGGATCCGAACCGCACTATTACGGAAAAAGAAAAAGTATCTATTAAGGAAAGTATCCAGACTACTTGGCTTCGTTCTGTCGATATAGGAGAATATTACGAGGCCTCTACCGGGAATTGGAAAAAGAAGGAATAG
- a CDS encoding LIC_11026 family protein, whose amino-acid sequence MASEFLQYLKKKKLRLGIIAGIFLFYHLLFNSITGQILTDKIASSIFAGKFEANVRSFSPFYGIRFTDIKLYPAADWGQKPVLTAKELGISYNLPLILFGRLKISKISIHGLELDLKQRGNLWNISSVFPPSKKEEAPAEKSEPLTEIRTYIPVSAFLELDLKDINVHVNSENGSKSYSAGLEGLELGFLLDTDRFTRIPFDLKVLDLIDEFQVKLNPENQIKLGFQDSSGGLDHPFRCTLIWERVEGSKAGFHSRLDLGSEKIPIRIANRVSAPFGFSIKYDLDVSPEKKELLLRNLEWKVGEDTWLEGSGKISDFAPDSGKVNLAIQKSRIRLAPLSDFLHSLGFDSFSMSGEASLAPILAEGDWNNLRVLGEVRGNGLDFRVGKKRHSIPVFNLDWDIRIDPQSEKDPGPKIPLPWMRSFAFKNLKAIYNEILLEGNLNYSQAEGPDLDLKLDNFGLGDYLTGYSGKFSAELSAFGKDFSQLDAGLKLRARGFRFPLGRGNSGNINLEGGLKALFHFPKKAWGLEEILVSNLNLQAFSPEGNSAAKLNTGGRIGLGEPFVLDLKKAGLDLDLEYLVPLLPLSLRETLIPVRNQVGKKIGLDGDFYYSLGDHGQNIQGSLGVDLPGMNLRDGKLSLDLKMIGSPNSKIKIDKLELSAFSKKLYLGLGGELTKASKTGPSPSLGEFIPSLKGELKLVSPKESGLIKGLFFQGEAGAKFNWYGSLIQGDLISKNSNILLQSGVCPGYDCKLYKIDGWNADVPFAHDLSVKETKNLIEGNKRKFVMNYGRTPAPNFTIRQIIGNHPSLKGTPFEYSRPKADSPGLSANLEYSENYLRMDYLKVYTLDGEIWGKDMIVNVGSGDPEKMEYSVSLRVKDIDLKQLLPAKTQAKIDDGKVKADLNLWGRNLGDPVPNLNLFFSIYQIGNDFGKSAINIFAPSNILTDFIYGSYAVDKIELELSKGLVYAVILFKRSILGTIIQLENNQVSQQRMPLANFLKRAQNEIETFNQ is encoded by the coding sequence TTGGCTTCCGAGTTTCTACAGTATTTGAAAAAGAAAAAACTCCGCCTTGGGATCATCGCGGGGATTTTTCTCTTCTATCATCTCCTTTTCAACTCAATCACAGGACAGATCCTAACGGATAAAATTGCATCTTCCATATTTGCGGGGAAGTTCGAGGCGAATGTAAGAAGTTTTTCTCCATTCTACGGGATCAGATTCACAGACATAAAATTATATCCCGCAGCCGACTGGGGTCAGAAGCCTGTACTGACCGCTAAAGAACTGGGGATCTCCTACAATCTTCCTCTCATCCTATTCGGAAGATTGAAAATTTCCAAAATTTCCATCCATGGATTGGAGTTAGACCTTAAACAAAGAGGAAACCTTTGGAATATCTCCTCTGTTTTCCCTCCTAGCAAAAAAGAAGAAGCCCCCGCCGAAAAATCAGAACCTCTTACTGAGATCCGGACCTATATTCCAGTCAGCGCATTCTTAGAACTGGATCTGAAAGATATCAATGTCCACGTAAATTCAGAAAACGGATCCAAATCTTACTCCGCAGGCCTCGAAGGATTAGAGCTTGGATTTCTTTTGGATACGGATCGTTTCACTCGAATTCCATTCGATCTGAAAGTTTTGGATCTGATAGATGAATTCCAGGTGAAATTGAATCCGGAGAATCAGATAAAACTCGGATTCCAAGATTCTTCCGGAGGCCTCGACCATCCATTTAGATGTACATTAATTTGGGAAAGAGTAGAAGGTTCCAAGGCAGGGTTCCATTCCAGACTTGACCTTGGCTCCGAAAAAATACCTATACGAATTGCAAACAGGGTCAGTGCACCTTTCGGTTTTTCTATAAAATACGATTTAGATGTTTCGCCGGAGAAGAAGGAACTACTACTCCGGAATTTAGAATGGAAAGTAGGAGAGGATACCTGGTTAGAAGGAAGCGGGAAAATCTCGGACTTTGCGCCGGATTCCGGAAAAGTGAATCTCGCCATCCAAAAGTCCAGGATAAGACTCGCACCTTTATCGGATTTTTTGCATAGTCTTGGATTTGATTCATTCTCTATGAGCGGAGAAGCAAGCCTTGCTCCTATTTTAGCGGAAGGTGATTGGAACAATCTAAGAGTTTTGGGAGAAGTTCGCGGGAACGGATTGGATTTCAGAGTAGGTAAGAAAAGGCATTCAATCCCGGTATTCAATTTGGATTGGGATATTCGGATAGATCCGCAGAGTGAAAAAGATCCGGGGCCTAAGATCCCTCTTCCATGGATGAGATCTTTTGCATTCAAAAATTTGAAAGCAATATATAACGAAATTCTGTTAGAGGGAAATTTGAATTATTCCCAGGCAGAAGGACCGGATCTGGATCTGAAATTGGACAATTTCGGACTAGGAGATTATCTTACGGGATATTCCGGAAAATTTTCGGCAGAACTTTCCGCTTTTGGAAAAGATTTTTCGCAACTGGATGCAGGTTTAAAATTACGAGCTAGAGGTTTTAGATTTCCATTGGGCAGAGGAAATTCCGGAAATATAAATCTGGAAGGAGGCCTAAAAGCACTATTCCATTTTCCTAAAAAAGCCTGGGGTCTGGAGGAAATATTAGTATCTAATTTGAACCTGCAAGCCTTCTCCCCTGAAGGAAACTCCGCAGCAAAATTGAATACGGGCGGAAGGATCGGACTTGGAGAACCGTTCGTATTAGATCTGAAAAAAGCGGGATTGGATCTGGACTTAGAATATCTTGTTCCTCTTCTTCCTTTATCACTCCGAGAAACATTGATCCCGGTCCGGAACCAGGTAGGAAAGAAGATCGGACTGGACGGAGATTTTTATTATTCACTTGGAGATCATGGACAGAATATCCAAGGAAGTCTAGGCGTAGATCTGCCTGGAATGAATTTGAGAGATGGAAAACTTTCTTTAGATCTAAAGATGATCGGAAGTCCAAACTCTAAGATCAAGATCGATAAACTAGAGTTAAGCGCATTTTCCAAAAAATTATATTTGGGACTTGGTGGAGAATTAACCAAGGCATCCAAAACCGGACCTTCTCCTTCTTTGGGAGAATTTATCCCGAGTTTAAAAGGAGAATTAAAACTTGTATCTCCTAAAGAATCCGGGCTTATCAAAGGACTATTCTTTCAGGGAGAAGCAGGGGCTAAATTTAACTGGTATGGAAGTCTTATCCAAGGGGATTTAATATCTAAAAATTCTAATATACTTTTGCAGAGCGGTGTCTGCCCGGGATACGATTGTAAATTATATAAGATAGACGGCTGGAATGCGGATGTTCCTTTCGCTCACGATCTTTCGGTCAAAGAAACTAAAAATCTGATCGAAGGAAATAAAAGAAAATTCGTGATGAATTACGGCAGAACACCTGCTCCTAATTTTACGATCCGACAGATCATCGGAAATCATCCTTCCTTAAAAGGAACTCCTTTCGAATACAGCAGGCCCAAAGCGGACTCTCCGGGACTTTCCGCTAATCTGGAATACTCGGAAAATTATTTACGAATGGATTATCTCAAAGTATATACTCTGGACGGGGAAATTTGGGGTAAGGATATGATCGTTAACGTGGGCTCCGGCGATCCTGAAAAAATGGAATATTCTGTTTCTTTAAGAGTCAAGGATATAGATCTAAAACAATTGCTTCCTGCTAAAACTCAAGCCAAGATTGATGATGGAAAAGTGAAAGCGGATCTAAATCTTTGGGGAAGGAATCTGGGTGATCCTGTTCCTAATTTGAATTTGTTCTTTAGTATCTATCAGATCGGGAACGATTTTGGGAAAAGTGCGATCAATATTTTTGCACCTTCCAATATACTCACCGATTTTATCTACGGAAGTTACGCGGTAGATAAGATAGAATTGGAATTGTCCAAAGGTTTGGTATACGCTGTGATCTTATTTAAACGTTCCATTTTAGGAACTATCATCCAGTTAGAGAATAACCAGGTATCCCAACAGAGAATGCCTTTGGCAAACTTTCTCAAACGTGCCCAGAACGAGATCGAAACTTTCAATCAGTGA
- a CDS encoding STAS domain-containing protein, which yields MKIKVTTKNDVHIIKIEGPIKAGNEFELGQKIEEYISKGDVPKFIIDLKKVPFINSAGLGMFLNIYKHIDGLKGRMVFTNLNNDIENLMEITKLASIFEIYKTLEEAIESFEY from the coding sequence ATGAAAATCAAAGTCACCACTAAAAACGACGTTCACATCATCAAGATCGAAGGCCCGATCAAAGCGGGCAATGAATTCGAACTTGGTCAAAAAATCGAGGAGTATATCTCGAAAGGTGACGTTCCTAAGTTTATCATCGACCTGAAAAAAGTTCCTTTCATCAACTCAGCCGGTTTGGGGATGTTCCTTAATATCTACAAACATATAGACGGTCTGAAAGGTCGTATGGTATTCACCAATTTGAATAACGATATCGAAAATCTAATGGAGATTACAAAGTTAGCCAGCATTTTCGAGATCTACAAAACGCTGGAAGAGGCTATCGAATCCTTCGAGTATTAG
- a CDS encoding glycosyltransferase family 2 protein — translation MPAKPPLLSLVIPVYNEEKTIPELVKRLRGLLIILKEKHHFGKEDTEILFVNDGSRDGTFDVLKKFCESEPGFFLLNLSRNYGHQLAITAGIDTARGETVAVMDGDLQDPPEFVADLYAKMSEGYDVVYARRKKREGESFFKLITAHVFYRILKKLTRFEIPIDTGDFRIMSRRVTDVLVSMKEQHRYIRGLIAWIGFKQTGLEYDRDERFDGETKFSVSKMLKFALDGITSFSSAPLKFSSYLGFTSAFFGALYTIYILYLKLFTDNTIQGWTSVMIVVLVLGGIQLIALGMIGEYLSRVHDQSKNRPLYVIEKIYSSKPKSKK, via the coding sequence ATGCCCGCAAAGCCCCCTCTTTTATCCCTAGTCATTCCCGTTTATAACGAGGAAAAAACCATCCCCGAACTTGTGAAAAGACTTCGGGGCCTTCTCATTATTTTAAAAGAAAAACATCACTTCGGTAAGGAAGATACTGAAATTCTTTTTGTAAACGACGGTTCTAGAGACGGCACCTTCGATGTATTAAAAAAATTCTGCGAATCAGAGCCAGGTTTTTTTCTTCTGAACTTATCTAGAAATTACGGACACCAATTGGCGATCACTGCCGGGATCGATACTGCTAGAGGCGAAACAGTCGCAGTCATGGATGGAGATCTACAAGATCCTCCTGAATTTGTCGCAGACCTTTACGCAAAAATGTCGGAAGGTTACGATGTTGTTTATGCTAGAAGAAAAAAAAGAGAAGGTGAGTCTTTTTTCAAACTGATCACTGCTCACGTATTTTATAGGATCCTAAAAAAACTGACCAGATTCGAGATCCCGATAGATACCGGAGATTTCAGGATCATGAGCAGAAGGGTGACTGATGTTCTAGTCTCCATGAAGGAACAACATCGTTATATCCGAGGACTGATCGCTTGGATCGGTTTCAAACAAACAGGTTTGGAATATGATCGAGACGAAAGGTTCGACGGAGAGACTAAATTTTCGGTGAGCAAGATGCTCAAGTTCGCTTTGGATGGGATCACTTCCTTCTCCTCTGCCCCGCTTAAATTTTCCTCTTATTTAGGGTTTACTTCCGCGTTTTTCGGAGCATTGTATACCATTTATATTCTCTACTTAAAACTGTTTACGGATAATACCATCCAAGGCTGGACCTCGGTTATGATCGTAGTATTGGTATTAGGCGGGATCCAACTGATCGCCTTAGGTATGATAGGCGAATATTTAAGCAGAGTCCACGATCAATCCAAGAATCGCCCTTTGTATGTGATCGAAAAGATCTACTCTTCGAAACCAAAAAGTAAAAAATGA
- a CDS encoding PAS domain S-box protein, translating to MNHPWLLPTIIAATPSAFFLFFIYLYLYKKEGQKSLLAWSICWVFHLLGYFGNILQVGGVDSYRYFPAFSIDFIRALFQFLGCFYFLNRPFSRPFQVLFALAGLWAMYLDFEKIKDIYMIWPIYILIGGSQIYTGIIFLRTKNLIPSLGKIIAGWIFIFWGLHVLNYPFLRFHPEFGFIGFFLAGLFRFSSAIVILLVFFEETKAALSKTEENYKKIVDTTLEGIWLIDKEAKTRFVNPKMAEFLGMSEKELIGKSLFDFITVDQMNLVNKRLEERRQGQAEVHDFFFKRPDGESVWLLMSTNPIFDPQGNYDGALAMCTDITYYKKTETALKESERQLSTLIRNLPGIAYRCAYDPNWTMEFISEGCFELTGYSPSDFVSNRTVAFGEIIHPDDAERVFNEVTTAVSKNIPYRLLYRIYQRSGEMRWAFEQGSGVKSENGELIALEGFIMDFTQVKLAEEIMANALHEKDILLKEVHHRVKNYLQVLSSLLSIQLEQVEASNPVQVLTESQNRILSMAYVHESLYGKHKISDEFFPEFVSRLVDSLLKSFGHKKEEIQIFLNCESLPIKQNSAIPIGLILNELVTNVLKHAFSFKKHSEEKIIKISFYKDGNWIHLDVTDNGKGKSSDPKSEDSMGLELVDLLTKQLKGSVMDLSSEQGTVTRIRFPASY from the coding sequence GTGAATCATCCTTGGTTATTACCCACCATTATCGCGGCTACGCCTTCCGCCTTTTTTCTATTTTTTATTTACCTATATTTATATAAAAAAGAAGGACAGAAGTCTTTGCTTGCCTGGTCCATCTGCTGGGTTTTCCATCTTTTAGGTTACTTCGGAAATATTTTACAAGTAGGAGGTGTTGATTCTTACAGATATTTCCCCGCCTTCTCTATCGATTTTATAAGAGCTCTTTTCCAATTCCTAGGATGTTTTTATTTTTTAAATAGGCCATTCTCCAGACCATTCCAAGTTCTATTTGCATTGGCCGGTCTATGGGCGATGTATTTGGATTTTGAGAAGATAAAAGATATTTATATGATCTGGCCTATCTATATTTTGATAGGCGGGTCCCAAATTTATACAGGCATCATTTTTCTCAGAACTAAAAACCTGATCCCAAGCTTAGGAAAGATCATTGCAGGTTGGATCTTTATCTTTTGGGGACTTCATGTTCTTAATTATCCTTTTCTGAGATTCCATCCTGAATTCGGATTTATAGGTTTCTTCCTCGCCGGCCTTTTTAGATTCTCTTCCGCGATCGTAATACTTTTAGTATTTTTCGAAGAAACAAAAGCGGCACTTTCCAAAACGGAAGAGAATTACAAAAAGATAGTAGATACCACCTTAGAAGGGATCTGGCTCATCGATAAAGAAGCCAAAACTAGATTCGTAAATCCTAAAATGGCGGAATTTTTAGGGATGAGTGAGAAGGAACTCATCGGCAAAAGTTTATTCGATTTTATTACGGTCGATCAAATGAACTTGGTGAACAAAAGATTGGAAGAAAGAAGACAAGGGCAGGCGGAAGTACATGATTTCTTTTTCAAACGTCCCGACGGAGAATCCGTTTGGCTTTTGATGTCTACGAACCCGATCTTCGATCCTCAAGGTAATTATGACGGCGCACTCGCCATGTGCACAGACATCACCTATTATAAAAAGACGGAAACTGCATTAAAAGAAAGTGAAAGACAACTTTCTACTTTGATCCGGAACCTTCCGGGTATCGCCTATCGTTGTGCATATGATCCTAACTGGACGATGGAGTTCATCAGCGAGGGTTGTTTCGAGCTTACCGGTTATTCTCCTTCGGACTTCGTTTCCAATCGTACGGTCGCCTTTGGGGAGATCATTCATCCGGATGATGCAGAAAGGGTTTTTAATGAAGTTACTACGGCTGTTAGTAAAAATATTCCGTATCGACTTCTCTATAGGATCTATCAGAGAAGCGGAGAAATGCGCTGGGCATTCGAACAAGGCTCCGGGGTCAAAAGCGAGAATGGAGAATTGATCGCTCTCGAAGGTTTTATCATGGATTTCACCCAAGTAAAACTTGCGGAAGAAATTATGGCGAATGCCCTCCATGAGAAGGATATCTTACTCAAAGAAGTTCATCATAGGGTCAAAAATTATCTACAGGTTTTATCCAGTTTACTTTCCATCCAATTGGAACAGGTGGAAGCAAGCAATCCTGTCCAAGTTCTGACCGAATCCCAAAATAGAATATTGTCCATGGCCTATGTGCATGAATCTTTATATGGAAAGCATAAGATCAGCGACGAATTTTTCCCGGAGTTCGTAAGCAGGCTTGTGGACAGTCTTCTCAAATCCTTCGGCCATAAAAAGGAAGAGATCCAAATTTTCCTAAATTGTGAATCTCTTCCGATCAAACAGAATTCCGCAATCCCGATCGGTTTGATCCTGAATGAGTTGGTTACTAACGTTCTAAAACATGCATTCTCTTTTAAAAAACATTCCGAGGAGAAGATCATCAAGATCTCCTTTTACAAGGACGGAAATTGGATCCATTTGGATGTTACGGATAACGGAAAGGGTAAATCTTCGGATCCTAAATCCGAGGACTCTATGGGTCTGGAACTTGTGGACCTTTTGACTAAGCAGCTAAAAGGTTCCGTGATGGATCTTTCTTCCGAGCAAGGGACTGTTACTAGGATAAGATTCCCAGCTTCTTATTAG
- a CDS encoding sterol desaturase family protein, producing the protein MNEITDQIGYTAYYFLTLGILWFRYILMAGIAYIFIWVIFKDKLKHKIIQKKLPEKDKISYELKYSAITLLIFAASGILVVLMKKAGWTFIYDKVEDYGVPYLLFSIVALIFLHDTYFYWTHRLMHHPLLFKRMHLVHHKSTNPSPWAAFSFHPYEAVVEAGIVPLVILFLPVHTTALVVFFFYSNFLNVLGHLSFELFPKGFIENRILRLHNSTTHHNMHHKYFNCNYSLYFNIWDRIMGTNHENYFDTFREVTHREPEVVGEASLREVKVQGI; encoded by the coding sequence ATGAACGAGATCACTGATCAAATTGGTTATACTGCTTATTATTTTCTTACCTTAGGGATACTATGGTTCCGCTATATCTTGATGGCAGGGATCGCTTATATTTTTATTTGGGTGATCTTTAAAGATAAGCTCAAGCACAAGATTATCCAGAAAAAACTTCCTGAAAAAGATAAAATTTCTTACGAACTCAAATATTCGGCGATCACTCTTTTGATCTTTGCTGCTTCCGGAATTTTAGTAGTTTTAATGAAGAAGGCCGGCTGGACTTTTATCTATGATAAAGTAGAAGACTATGGAGTTCCTTATCTTCTATTCAGCATTGTTGCCTTAATATTCCTGCACGACACTTATTTTTATTGGACCCATCGATTGATGCACCATCCTCTTCTATTTAAAAGAATGCATTTGGTCCATCATAAGTCCACGAATCCTTCTCCTTGGGCTGCATTTTCTTTTCATCCTTACGAAGCAGTTGTAGAAGCAGGGATCGTTCCGCTGGTGATCCTGTTCTTGCCAGTGCACACGACTGCTCTTGTGGTATTTTTCTTTTACAGCAATTTTTTGAATGTATTGGGACATCTTTCTTTCGAACTTTTTCCGAAAGGGTTCATAGAGAATAGAATACTAAGACTTCATAATTCTACTACTCACCATAATATGCATCATAAATACTTTAACTGTAATTATAGTTTGTATTTTAATATTTGGGATAGGATTATGGGAACCAATCATGAGAATTACTTCGATACTTTTAGAGAAGTGACTCATCGAGAACCTGAGGTAGTGGGGGAAGCAAGTTTAAGAGAGGTGAAGGTTCAGGGGATTTAG
- a CDS encoding AraC family transcriptional regulator — protein sequence MISQITDILHLFCLSNLIFIIGLLGWRYIYDFRIRIAGGFSFGIVCYIILSLDPDLKIPYSIRVFLFAGLISLPFFFWMISLAIFEDHFEIKFWYWLLLIGKVGVSAWSVYPVLELINMRGPIVSETVLAHIIIPTLLSLGFVVAAIIRIYSGRKDDLIETRRRLREIHILMTGSVITFNMFSHLILRGKVLSEILDLANVVLAWGLILAFMYLVFELKEGLVDPRPEESEDKEEKAVYADPALKKKLVSAFEETKLYRKEGLTIGQLAEDLEVQEYKLRRLINQAMGFRNFPDFLNRYRIQEACEILLDSGKDEIPIIRVAMDLGYQSLGPFNRAFKELTGVTPTEFRRNRGRDESLKSTADFEIS from the coding sequence TTGATCTCACAGATCACGGACATATTACATTTATTCTGTCTTTCGAATTTAATCTTCATCATCGGACTCTTAGGATGGAGGTATATTTACGATTTTAGGATACGGATCGCAGGAGGGTTTTCTTTCGGGATCGTATGTTATATCATTCTTTCCTTGGATCCAGATTTAAAGATCCCTTATTCTATCCGCGTATTTTTATTTGCCGGTCTTATCAGTTTACCTTTTTTCTTTTGGATGATAAGCCTCGCAATCTTCGAAGATCATTTTGAGATCAAATTTTGGTATTGGCTTTTACTGATCGGTAAGGTTGGAGTCTCTGCTTGGTCAGTCTATCCCGTGCTGGAACTGATCAATATGAGAGGACCCATAGTTTCGGAAACTGTCCTTGCTCATATCATTATTCCTACTCTTCTATCCTTGGGCTTCGTTGTGGCGGCAATCATACGGATCTATTCGGGACGAAAGGACGATTTGATCGAAACAAGAAGAAGGTTACGTGAGATCCATATTCTGATGACCGGAAGTGTGATCACTTTTAATATGTTCTCTCACCTGATCTTAAGAGGTAAGGTCTTATCTGAAATTTTAGATTTAGCGAATGTGGTCCTTGCTTGGGGACTTATACTCGCATTCATGTATTTGGTTTTCGAATTGAAAGAAGGTCTCGTGGATCCAAGACCGGAAGAATCAGAGGACAAAGAAGAAAAAGCAGTTTATGCCGATCCGGCATTGAAGAAAAAATTAGTCTCCGCATTCGAAGAAACTAAACTTTATAGAAAAGAAGGTCTGACGATCGGGCAGCTTGCAGAAGATCTAGAAGTACAGGAATATAAACTCAGAAGGTTGATCAATCAGGCAATGGGTTTTAGGAATTTTCCGGACTTCTTAAATCGTTACAGGATCCAAGAAGCCTGTGAAATTCTTTTGGACTCCGGAAAAGACGAGATCCCTATTATTAGGGTCGCTATGGATTTGGGCTATCAATCCTTAGGACCTTTCAACCGTGCATTTAAAGAACTTACCGGGGTCACTCCTACAGAATTCCGCCGCAATCGTGGCAGGGACGAATCCCTAAAAAGTACCGCCGATTTCGAAATCAGCTAG
- the purB gene encoding adenylosuccinate lyase, with translation MIDRYSNPEISKIWELENKFDIWKEIEILATEARMKKGEVPKEDFEEIRSKARFNVDEILEIEAKVHHDVIAFLTNMNSYIGPAGRHVHYGLTSSDIGDTALCVQMVQAMDLILKKTDQLIEAIKEKAIQYRDLPCIGRSHGIHAEPMTLGLKFALFYEEMKRNRVRMALAKEEVAVGKLSGAVGTYSNIEPDIEEYVCEKLGLKPDPIATQVVSRDRHAAYMSALGVTAASLDRFATEVRLLQKTEGREVEEPFSPGQKGSSAMPHKRNPVICERISGISRVIRSNVSTALQNVALWHERDISHSSAERIVVPDSTIALEYILDKMLFVVKNLHVYPDAIERTLGTTRGLIFSQKVLLHLIEKGGITREDAYTIVQGHAMAVWADVSQNLKTRLAEDPKVQKVLKPGDLDSIFQISPYLDKVGLIYKRLGLE, from the coding sequence ATGATTGATCGGTATTCGAATCCGGAAATTTCTAAAATTTGGGAATTGGAGAACAAATTCGATATTTGGAAAGAGATAGAAATATTGGCAACCGAAGCCCGGATGAAAAAGGGAGAGGTTCCTAAGGAAGACTTCGAAGAGATCCGTTCCAAAGCAAGATTCAATGTGGATGAAATTTTGGAGATAGAGGCCAAGGTTCACCATGACGTTATCGCATTCTTAACTAATATGAATTCTTATATCGGACCTGCAGGCCGCCATGTGCATTACGGCCTCACTTCTTCCGATATCGGGGACACTGCACTTTGTGTTCAGATGGTCCAAGCAATGGATCTGATCCTGAAAAAAACGGATCAGTTGATCGAAGCGATAAAAGAGAAGGCGATCCAATACAGAGACCTTCCTTGTATAGGCAGATCTCATGGTATTCATGCAGAACCGATGACTTTAGGTTTGAAATTCGCATTATTCTACGAAGAAATGAAAAGAAACAGGGTGCGTATGGCCCTGGCAAAAGAAGAAGTTGCCGTAGGAAAATTATCAGGCGCGGTCGGAACTTATTCCAATATAGAACCCGACATAGAAGAATATGTTTGTGAGAAGTTAGGACTCAAGCCGGACCCGATCGCAACACAAGTGGTTTCCAGAGATAGACATGCTGCTTATATGTCCGCGTTAGGTGTGACTGCTGCGAGTTTGGATCGTTTTGCAACTGAAGTTCGTCTTCTTCAAAAAACGGAAGGCAGAGAAGTGGAGGAACCTTTTTCTCCGGGGCAGAAAGGATCTTCTGCAATGCCTCATAAAAGAAATCCAGTGATTTGTGAAAGGATCTCCGGAATTTCCAGAGTGATCCGTTCTAATGTTTCTACCGCTTTGCAAAACGTTGCCTTATGGCATGAAAGAGATATTTCTCATTCTTCCGCAGAAAGGATAGTTGTTCCGGATTCTACGATCGCTCTTGAATATATTCTGGATAAAATGTTATTCGTGGTAAAAAATCTGCATGTGTATCCTGATGCGATCGAAAGAACTTTGGGAACCACAAGAGGTCTGATCTTTTCTCAAAAAGTTCTTCTTCATTTGATCGAAAAAGGCGGGATCACCAGAGAAGACGCGTATACGATCGTGCAAGGCCATGCGATGGCAGTTTGGGCGGATGTTTCTCAGAACCTGAAGACTAGACTTGCGGAAGATCCTAAGGTGCAAAAGGTTTTGAAACCTGGAGATCTGGATTCTATCTTCCAAATTTCTCCTTACTTAGATAAGGTAGGTTTGATCTATAAGAGACTCGGTCTGGAGTAA